From a region of the Saccharomyces paradoxus chromosome IV, complete sequence genome:
- the KCS1 gene encoding inositol polyphosphate kinase KCS1 (Inositol hexakisphosphate and inositol heptakisphosphate kinase~similar to YDR017C), with the protein MDTSDEIHDKIPNTLREQQQHLRQKESEGCITTLKDLNVPETKKLSSVLHGRKASTYLRIFRDDECLADNNNGTDSNNGGSVPCADKITRTESTPKSLPEELQPSDKKRNPDTSSSPLSSFILSNHEEPAIKPNKHVAHSNNIIERGQSFDENIAKQQSYQPQVIHQQTSLKPIQNVDEGCISPKSTYQDSSHGISEDLTLKPVSSATYYPHKSKAVSGYEEKDKMENDIDTIQPTTINFASNIAALPRSYSRHTFKVKTHSTLSQSLKQENINNSSNNKKAQQSVQQSEPNKEKLNTLEQEKGGEQVEEEEDEGEDEHREYPLAVELKPFTNRVGGHTAIFRFSKRAVCKALVNRENRWYENIELCHKELLQFMPRYIGVLNVRQHFQSKDDFLSDLDQENNDSSKNIEVNHDSNDDIPLSTEPTGTPLTHIHSFPLEHSSRQVLEKEHPEIEPIHQHVKRSLSSSNQPSLLPEVVLNDNRHIIPESLWYKYSDSPNSAPNDSYFSSSSSHNSCSFGDHASTNKLKRRDSGSTMINTELKNLVIREVFAPKCFRRKRNSNTSTMGNHNARLDSSPSFLTQKSRASSHDASNTSMKTLDNSSSQANLQMDNSNVSANLQGPFLKKSLHEKISNALEGSHSVMDLKQFHKNEQIKHKNSFCGSLSPILTATNSRDDGEFASSPNYISNAQEGVFDMDEDTGNETISMDNQGHHNGPGKNKIIKSLGYNVSNDYSHHDIESITFEETSHTIVSKFILLEDLTRNMNKPCALDLKMGTRQYGVDAKRTKQLSQRAKCLKTTSRRLGVRICGLKVWNKDYYITRDKYFGRRVKVGWQFARVLARFLYDGKTVESLIRQIPRLIKQLDTLYSEIFNLKGYRLYGASLLLMYDGDANKSNSKRKKSANVKVNLIDFARCVTKEDAMECMDKFCIPPKSPNIEDKGFLRGVKSLKFYLLLIWNYLTSDTPLIFDEAEMNDMINGETDKNSSPSATGSKINFNSKWDWLDEFDKENEEMYNDPNSKLRQKWRKYELIFDAEPRYNDDAQVSD; encoded by the coding sequence ATGGATACCTCTGACGAAATTCATGATAAAATACCCAATACATTAAGAgaacaacagcagcatTTACGCCAAAAAGAGTCAGAAGGATGCATAACAACATTGAAAGATCTTAATGTGCCCGAGACAAAGAAACTTTCCTCCGTGCTACATGGCAGAAAGGCGAGTACGTATTTAAGAATTTTTAGAGATGATGAATGTTTAGCCGATAACAACAATGGTACAGATAGTAACAATGGCGGGTCCGTGCCATGCGCGGACAAAATAACAAGGACAGAATCTACTCCCAAATCATTACCAGAAGAATTACAACCTTCTGATAAAAAGAGAAACCCAGATACTTCGTCCTCTCCATTGTCAAGTTTCATTTTATCTAACCACGAGGAGCCGGCAATTAAGCCCAATAAACACGTGGCGCATagcaataatattattgagaGGGGCCAAAGCTTTGATGAGAATATTGCAAAACAACAATCATACCAACCGCAAGTGATACATCAACAAACTTCTTTAAAGCCAATTCAAAATGTAGATGAGGGATGCATTTCGCCTAAGTCGACTTATCAAGATAGTTCACATGGAATATCAGAGGATTTAACATTGAAGCCTGTTTCTTCTGCAACATACTATCCTCACAAAAGTAAAGCTGTTTCTGgttatgaagaaaaggataaaatggaaaatgatATCGATACTATTCAGCCTACCACCATAAATTTCGCCTCTAACATAGCTGCACTTCCTAGATCTTATAGCAGGCATACCTTCAAGGTTAAGACTCATTCAACTTTATCACAGTCTCTAAAGCAAGAAAACATCAATAATAGTagtaacaataaaaaagctCAACAATCTGTGCAACAAAGCGAAccaaacaaagaaaaactcaATACGCTTGAACAGGAGAAAGGAGGCGAGCAAgtggaggaagaagaggatgaaggCGAGGACGAACATAGAGAATATCCCTTGGCAGTAGAACTAAAGCCATTTACGAATAGAGTTGGAGGTCACACCGCAATATTTAGATTTTCGAAGAGAGCGGTTTGCAAGGCTCTAGTGAACAGAGAAAACAGGTGGTATGAGAATATAGAGTTGTGTCATAAAGAATTATTGCAATTCATGCCGCGCTATATTGGTGTTCTAAATGTTAGACAACATTTTCAATCAAAAGATGATTTTTTAAGCGATTTGgatcaagaaaacaatgatAGCAGCAAAAACATAGAGGTTAATCATGACAGTAACGACGATATTCCACTTAGTACGGAACCTACCGGGACCCCCTTAACACACATACATTCCTTCCCTTTAGAACATTCATCGAGACAAGTGCTCGAAAAGGAGCATCCTGAAATTGAACCCATTCATCAACATGTGAAAAGGTCACTGTCGAGTTCCAATCAACCTTCTTTGTTGCCTGAGGTAGTCTTAAATGACAACAGGCATATTATACCGGAATCCTTGTGGTACAAATATTCCGATTCTCCAAACTCGGCACCGAATGATTCGTACTTTTCGTCCTCCTCTTCTCATAACTCGTGTTCTTTCGGTGATCATGCCAGTACGaataaattaaaaagaCGCGATTCTGGGTCCACCATGATCAATACcgaattgaagaatttagTCATAAGAGAGGTGTTTGCACCAAAATGCTTtagaaggaaaaggaattCCAATACGAGTACGATGGGAAACCATAATGCGCGTTTGGATTCTAGTCCATCTTTTCTCACACAAAAATCAAGAGCCTCGTCCCATGATGCATCGAATACGTCCATGAAGACTCTTGATAATTCATCGTCACAAGCGAATCTACAAATGGATAACTCAAACGTCAGCGCTAATTTACAGGGTcctttcttgaaaaagtcACTTCATGAGAAAATATCCAATGCTTTAGAAGGCTCACATTCAGTAATGGATTTGAAGCAATTCCACAAAAACGAACAaataaaacataaaaaCTCTTTTTGCGGTTCTTTATCCCCTATTCTCACTGCAACTAATTCCAGAGATGATGGAGAATTTGCCTCCTCTCCGAACTATATCAGCAACGCACAAGAGGGTGTTTTTGATATGGATGAAGATACGGGGAACGAAACGATAAGTATGGATAACCAGGGCCATCATAATGGCCCTGGTAAAAATAAGATTATAAAGTCATTGGGGTATAACGTTTCAAATGATTATAGCCATCATGACATCGAATCAATTACGTTTGAAGAGACATCTCACACCATTGTCTCAAAATTCATCTTATTAGAAGATTTGACAAGAAACATGAACAAACCCTGTGCTTTGGATCTAAAGATGGGGACAAGACAATATGGTGTGGATGCCAAAAGAACCAAACAATTATCTCAACGTGCTAAGTGCTTAAAGACCACTTCTAGGCGTTTAGGCGTTAGAATCTGCGGATTAAAGGTTTGGAACAAAGATTATTATATCACAAGAGACAAATATTTCGGTAGAAGGGTTAAGGTTGGTTGGCAATTTGCTAGAGTACTTGCACGATTCTTGTATGATGGTAAGACGGTTGAAAGTTTAATCAGGCAAATTCCAAGGTTGATCAAGCAATTAGATACTTTGTattctgaaatttttaatttgaAAGGTTACAGGCTATATGGTGCATCTTTATTACTAATGTACGATGGCGATGCTAATAAATCAAATTctaaaaggaaaaaatctgCTAATGTTAAAGTCAATTTGATCGACTTTGCCCGTTGTGTGACTAAAGAAGATGCAATGGAATGTATGGATAAATTTTGTATACCCCCAAAATCACCAAATATAGAAGATAAAGGGTTTTTACGAGGCGTGAAGAGCTTGAAGTTTTATCTCTTACTAATCTGGAATTACCTGACTTCTGATACGCCACTAATTTTCGATGAAGCAGAAATGAACGATATGATTAATGGAGAAACAGATAAGAATAGTTCCCCTTCCGCTACCGGTTCGAAAATCAACTTTAACAGTAAGTGGGATTGGttggatgaatttgataaagaaaacgaagaaaTGTATAATGATCCAAATAGTAAACTGAGACaaaaatggagaaaatACGAGCTTATTTTCGATGCAGAACCAAGATACAATGACGATGCTCAAGTTAGtgattga
- the RAD61 gene encoding Rad61p (Subunit of a complex that inhibits sister chromatid cohesion~similar to YDR014W) has protein sequence MRAYGKRGPVFPTPFRSNKRSSSSSDVEFSDDDVNSVIPDISSTISSSIADHSIEGLLNEPRNVRNGSPSFNGLSEKASLQLDSKENDQNVRIITGSDASMTFMKDEKLSAFDFLDGSKASKRKRRRTYQRHDAGIASSIESDVQGEDNITMQNESESVKKIYNDINEFILNLPRANDDVLNKMFENEMERDNTEEANNIHTSKDKKYGKFRTILINKNKENEIVEEEGDEKANTVSVNNVDNSNTEKEELTSTNHYNELKNMGDTIKYQDDIEFFLSDSKSNDNNMIPINEYFKKLLNLSLMTINDEGFFQYAKRYFKKEIIKLSFAQVRSDFPELVLLQGYLLHKVSESQSDLPSNFETFSIDLSKDDGKMWRKKNKHINKLSHLNFEDFLRKTKFKTGLCYSLSLWEMPGKLSMDIIRRISILASNRDLFSRHITTFIHLLEKLVTDPKFGHIYIEQPDMFDGVIINLNNKFKDILDNDSLVKILILLTNMEGHNYTLWKEADMIFQASMSTILRSIHPLIYAKVDNVLLHLGLCLNICGRKKSDLKVDVKLWHNMRTVFVKMVRDGSDIKNRLTQGLFYLNFSFLIKQRKEHDNLDPEELNTLLVELEAFRSETSQFNEGISNKIEIALDYLKSIYKGKKITT, from the coding sequence ATGAGAGCATATGGAAAGAGAGGCCCAGTTTTCCCGACTCCTTTTAGATCTAATAAAAGatcgtcatcgtcttcTGATGTGGAATTTAGTGATGACGATGTGAACTCCGTAATCCCTGATATAAGTTCTACGATTTCGAGCAGTATTGCAGATCATTCGATAGAAGGACTTTTGAACGAACCTAGAAATGTTCGAAATGGCTCGCCGTCATTTAATGGTTTGAGTGAGAAAGCTTCTTTACAACTAGATTCAAAAGAGAATGACCAGAATGTTAGGATTATCACTGGCAGTGATGCCTCAATGACATTTATGAAAGATGAAAAGTTGAGTGCTTTTGATTTCCTTGATGGTTCAAAGGcatccaaaagaaaaagaagaagaacataTCAGAGGCATGACGCAGGCATAGCATCTTCAATTGAATCAGACGTACAAGGAGAAGACAACATTACAATGCAGAATGAATCTGAATCAGTAAAGAAGATATACAATGATATCAACGAATTCATATTGAATCTACCAAGAGCTAACGATGATGTATTAAATaaaatgtttgaaaacGAAATGGAGAGGGACAACACTGAAGAAGCTAACAATATACACACAtccaaagacaaaaaatatggcaAATTTAGAAcaatattaataaataagaataaagaaaatgagatagtagaagaagaggGGGATGAGAAAGCTAACACAGTATCTGTAAATAACGTTGACAACAGTAAcactgaaaaagaagaattaacTTCAACAAATCACTACaatgaattaaaaaatatgggagatacaataaaataccAAGACGACATTGAGTTCTTTCTATCTGATTCTAAAagtaatgataataatatgaTACCGATCAACGAATACTttaagaaacttttgaatttgtccTTAATGACCATAAATGATGaaggattttttcaatatgcaaaaagatatttcaaaaaggaaataattAAGCTTAGTTTTGCTCAGGTTAGGTCCGATTTTCCTGAATTGGTCTTATTACAGGGTTATTTGCTACATAAAGTTAGTGAATCACAATCCGATTTGCCCTCAAactttgaaactttttctaTTGATTTAAGTAAAGATGACGGTAAAATgtggagaaaaaaaaacaagcATATCAATAAACTCTCGCACCTGAATTTCGAAGACTTTCTTCGGAAAACGAAATTCAAAACAGGACTTTGCTATTCATTATCACTCTGGGAAATGCCTGGAAAATTATCGATGGATATAATAAGGAGAATATCCATCCTTGCTTCAAATAGGGACTTATTTAGTCGGCACATTACAACATTTATCCATTTGTTAGAAAAATTGGTAACCGATCCCAAATTTGGCCACATATATATTGAACAGCCTGATATGTTCGATGGAGTGATAatcaatttgaataataagTTCAAGGATATTCTTGATAACGACTCGTTGGTTAAGATTCTAATTCTATTAACAAATATGGAAGGCCATAACTATACGCTGTGGAAAGAGGCAGATATGATATTCCAAGCTTCAATGAGCACAATTTTGAGAAGCATACACCCATTGATCTATGCGAAAGTCGATAACGTACTCTTGCATTTAGGACTCTGCCTTAATATTTGtggtagaaaaaaaagtgattTGAAAGTTGATGTTAAATTATGGCATAATATGAGAACTGTGTTTGTTAAAATGGTCCGTGACGGTTctgatattaaaaataGGTTGACGCAGGGCCTgttttatttaaatttttcatttttaattaAACAACGGAAAGAGCATGATAATTTAGACCCAGAGGAGCTCAATACGTTACTGGTAGAGCTGGAAGCATTTAGATCAGAAACCTCACAGTTCAATGAGGGCATCTCAAATAAAATCGAAATTGCATTAGATTACTTAAAATCAATCTataaagggaaaaaaattacaactTAA
- the DAD1 gene encoding Dad1p (Essential subunit of the Dam1 complex (aka DASH complex)~similar to YDR016C) encodes MMASTSNDEEKLIPTADKYFIEQRNIVLQEINETMNSILNGLNGLNISLESSIAVGREFQSVSDLWKTLYDGLESLSDEVPIDEQPTLSQPKTTTG; translated from the coding sequence ATGATGGCTAGTACGTCCaacgatgaagaaaagttgATACCAACCGCTGACAAATACTTTATTGAGCAAAGGAATATAGTATTGCAAGAGATCAACGAGACTATGAATTCGATCTTAAATGGTCTGAATGGTCTGAATATATCATTAGAAAGTTCGATAGCTGTGGGAAGAGAGTTTCAGTCTGTTTCAGACTTGTGGAAAACACTTTATGATGGGTTGGAAAGTTTATCTGATGAAGTGCCCATCGATGAGCAACCTACATTATCTCAACCGAAAACAACAACGGGGTAA
- the HED1 gene encoding Hed1p (Subunit of a complex that inhibits sister chromatid cohesion~similar to YDR014W), with product MSETIERGKIETMQQRSNKRSCSYIPLREHNNTEKGLYTEVVPIRNNKRSITTSPIVNINVVERKLFNLELEKRQLRAKNLSKDKQDGSSNGTTYSDVKKEIREQDQYQVSPLKEPLRRQPPPSMKKSPPRKKKSLKDLIYETNKTFYQVDSNKVKYKVGLSKKQLLSSKTKDS from the coding sequence ATGTCAGAGACAATAGAAAGGGGGAAAATTGAGACGATGCAGCAAAGATCGAATAAAAGAAGCTGTTCCTACATACCACTCAGGGAACATAATAACACCGAAAAGGGCCTGTATACTGAAGTCGTTCCTATTAGAAACAACAAAAGGTCAATCACAACATCTCCTATAGTCAACATTAACGTTGTAGAAAGAAAGCTGTTTAATTTGGAATTGGAAAAACGACAACTTCGTGCCAAAAATCTGTCTAAGGACAAACAAGACGGAAGCTCCAATGGGACTACCTATTCGGATgtcaaaaaggaaataagAGAACAAGATCAATATCAAGTCTCTCCATTAAAAGAGCCTTTGAGGCGACAGCCACCGCcttcaatgaagaaaagccctccaaggaagaagaaaagcttGAAGGATTTGATATATGAAACGAACAAGACATTTTATCAGGTGGATTCTAACAAGGTTAAATATAAAGTAGGTTTATCCAAAAAGCAGCTATTATCATCCAAAACAAAAGACAGCTAA
- the MLG1 gene encoding putative acyltransferase (Probable membrane protein with three predicted transmembrane domains~similar to YDR018C), whose product MKDYQEYHPHNIYGKTSNSFIRALKRVFIICLFLSGSLSIVVFQICVQLLLPWSKIRLQNGMNQSKKAFIVLLCMILNMVAPSSLNVTFETSQSSKNSSNTKSCFRFKDRAIIIANHQMYADWIYLWLLSFTSNLGGNVFIILKKALKYVPLLGFGMRNFKFIFLSRNWQKDEETLTSSLISMDLNARCKGPLTNYKTCYSKTNESIAAYNLIMFPEGTNLSPKTREKSDAYRQRAHLNHVQLRHLLLPHSKGLKFAVEKLALSLDAIYDVTIGYSPALKTEYVGTKFTLKKIFLMGVYPERVDFHIREFKVDEIPLQDDEVFFNWLLNVWKEKDELLENYYNTGQFKSKGETENRSTVVMKQTIGFQHETLAPRFLSYYGFFAFLIFLFVMKKILELALR is encoded by the coding sequence ATGAAGGATTATCAAGAATACCATCCGCATAACATTTATGGTAAGACTAGTAATTCCTTTATAAGAGCGTTGAAAAGAGTATTTATTATCtgccttttcctttcaGGCTCACTGAGTATTGTGGTCTTTCAGATTTGTGTGCAGCTTCTTCTCCCTTGGAGTAAGATTAGATTGCAGAATGGTATGAACCAGAGTAAGAAAGCCTTTATCGTTTTGTTATGCATGATCTTGAACATGGTTGCTCCCTCTTCTTTGAATGTCACTTTCGAAACATCGCAGTCATCGAAGAACTCTTCTAACACCAAGTCATGCTTCAGATTTAAAGACAGGGCTATAATAATCGCAAACCATCAAATGTACGCAGACTGGATTTATCTCTGGTTGCTTTCCTTTACCTCAAATTTAGGCGGTAACGTTTTTATCATCCTGAAGAAAGCCTTGAAGTACGTCCCATTACTGGGATTCGGCATGcgaaatttcaaatttatatttttaagTAGAAACTGGCAAAAGGATGAGGAAACCTTGACTAGTAGTTTGATTTCCATGGACTTGAACGCGAGATGCAAGGGGCCCCTTACAAACTATAAGACTTGTTATTCCAAGACAAATGAATCTATTGCCGCTTATAATTTAATCATGTTCCCTGAAGGTACAAATCTAAGCCCCAAgacaagagaaaaaagcGATGCATACCGCCAAAGAGCGCATTTGAACCATGTCCAATTAAGACATCTGTTATTACCACACTCTAAAGGCTTGAAGTTTGCAGTGGAAAAACTAGCTCTTAGTTTAGATGCCATTTATGATGTCACGATTGGATATTCTCCAGCCTTGAAAACAGAATACGTCGGGACTAAATTtactttaaagaaaattttcttaatggGTGTATATCCAGAGAGAGTAGATTTTCATATTAGAGAATTTAAAGTTGATGAGATCCCTTTGCAAGATGACgaagttttcttcaattggtTACTAAACGTGTGGAAGGAGAAAGATGAACTGCTAGAAAACTACTACAACACAGGCCAGTTTAAAAGTAAAGGTGAAACTGAAAACCGATCTACCGTTGTTATGAAACAAACAATCGGATTTCAGCACGAAACATTAGCACCCCGCTTCCTTTCATATTATGGGTTCTTCgcttttcttatttttttattcgtgatgaaaaaaatcctcGAGTTAGCCTTGAGGTAA